From Bacillus kexueae:
GCAATACCTTTACTTGTCCATAATTTTTTGCCACTTCTTTTATCGTTAAAAAGCTCATCTACTTTCACCCTTTTACGAGACGTGTTTTCCGTTTGACATTCGCTAACGCACTCATTCCGAGAACCCAACGTCGTTTTTTTGTTCCGTTGCGCATCGTTAAAATTGCCCATGTTAAGAAAAGAATAATGGAGTAATAGGCAATAACTACCGCACTCGTTAAATGTCCACTTTGATTTAACTTTTGATATAGATAGATTTGAATCGTTTCATATCGTCCACCGACAAGTAAGTTCGCAAGTGCAAATTCACTGAATAATAACGCAATGGATAACAATGTCGAAACTAATATACCAGGCAAGATGTTTGGCATAACAACTCTTATAAATGCCTGGATTTTCGTTGCTCCAAGAAGCTCAGCTGCTGTAAGTAATTCAACTGCATTCACGGTTCGCAAGCTATTACGGATTCCTTGATACATGAATGGTAATGTAAGAACAAAATAAGCTCCGATTAAAATCCAAGGTGTTCCTGCTATCTGGATCATACTACCCGAATAAAGCTTTAATAATCCTACAGCTGCTACAATAGCTGGGATTCCGTATGGTAGCATCGCTAAAGCTTGTAAAAGTTTTTCCCATTTAGGAAAATAAACCGTAATGATGAAGACCGTCGGGAGCATTATGGAGATACTCAATCCCACCGTCACAAGAATAATAAATAAAGAACGCTGTAGTGCAGTATAAAATCGTGTATCCGTGAATAATTCCGCATACCATTTTAACGTTAAATATTCAGGTAAAATTGAATTATCCCATTTACCCGCAATCGAAAACATAAAGGTCGCAAGGAGTGGAACAATTAAGTACGTGGCAAGAAGTGCGATGACCACTTTATGATAATAGTTTTTCCCTTTCATGCTATAAGTCCCTCCTTACTCGTTTCATCATTCGTTCATTCAACCACATAGCCCCTAACATCGTAGTCGCTAAAAGTACTCCTAATGCACTTCCAAGCTGCGGTTTTATCTGCACATCGCTTGCGATTAAAGAAGCAATTTGTAAAGATAGCAAATTATAATTACTTCCCACAAGTGCATAAGCCGTTGCATACGCTCCCATTGCATTCGCAAACAAAATACTAAAAGTTCCTATTATACTCGGTAAAAGGTACGGAATTCCGATATATATCCAGAATTTAGCATTCGTTGCTCCCAATAACGACGCAGCCTCTTTCCACTGCTTTTGAATTCCATTATAAGCAGGATAAATAAGCATAATAGCTAATGGGATCTGGAAATATACGTATACGAGAATAAGTCCTGTCCAAGAATACAAATTAAAATTAGCAAATACATCCATTCCTAACTGCGCAAAAAGCATTGTAAAAAGTCCGTTACTTCCAAGTAAAACAATATAGGAGAATGCTAATGGAATCCCTTCAAAATTCGACGTCATATTTGCAATCATTATCATGCGGTCTTGAATTTTATTCGAAAATCGCGTTATTGAATACGTCCCAATTGCCGCTATCACAATGGAAACAGTTGCTGAAATAAGTGATATGACAATACTATTTTGAATAGCCTTCATGTAATAGGCACTTTGAAACACCGTGATAAACTGAGTAAATGACAGCGTTACCCCGTCATCTGCCAAAAAGCTATTCTTTACCATCGCTAATAATGGACCTAGTTCAAAACCAATGACAAGCAACAAAAAGGGAATGATTGTGATGAACAACATCATTCGCTGTTTTTTTGATTTTTTCAAAGCGGTTTCGCTCCTTTTATTCCGTAAAAAATTTAGAATCGACCTATCTAAAAGATAGATCGATTCATTTATTTATGAAAATAGGGGGATTACGTAAGCATTTCCTTCTTTTTAAACCCAGGCAACGATTTCGAAAGCATTTTCTCTGATGCTTGAATTCCTAACAATTCACACACAAACGGTGCAAACGCGAGCTGTGGAATCTCTTCCTCGTAAATTCCAGGTAAAACAACCGGGCTAATGATGTATAATGGAACATCACGTTCACCACTTGTCGTTCCACCATGGTTGCCAGTTTCACTCATTCCATGATCAGAGGTAATGAGTATATGATAGCCCTCTTGCATCCAAATAGGCACTAGTTGAGCAAGTAAACTAGCCATCTTTAAAGACTGCTCACGATATTCCTTCGACCCAGCCCCATAAAGTTCTCCCTTATAATCCACCCCCATTGGATGAATGTATAAGAAGTCTGGGGAGAATCTTCTTCGCAAGTTTTCAGCATCAGCCATTAAATGTGAATCAGGGTAATCATCTTCCCAATAAAATAATCCATATTGAATAGGTTTAGACTCGTCCATCTGCAAACGATCTTGAGCAAAGTCGAAAGGAGCTGAATTATACAATTCACTCACCCAATAATAAGCAGCTGCCGCACTTTTAAGTCCATGTTCCTTCACTAAATGGAAAAGGCTTTTTTCTTTAGATAACCGAACCGTTTGATTAGTTGTTATCCCATTTTCAAAAGCTGGTGTTCCCGTTAACAACACTTCATATAATGGACGTGATAGACTTGGTAATTCGGACTTCACTTTATACCGTGCAGCTTGATTTGTTTCAACTAAGTGTTCAATAAATCCAAATGTTTCACATGCTGTATCAAAGCGCAATCCATCCACTACAACTGCAATGACTTTATTTGACATGTACGAGTACCTCTTCTTGCCACTTTTGTGGTAGTTGAGAAGCCGCTTCCTCCCAAACCTTGTAGTCTCCTACAGGCAACGCGTTCTCATACTGTTCTTTAGGAACCATCTTTTCGGCTACTTCATTCGGTAATTCCACATCACGAATCGGACGAGCATATCCTTTCGCTAAATTAATTTGTCCTTCATCACTTAAAATAAAGTCACGAGTTAACATCGCTGCGTGTGGGTGTTTCGCATACTTATTAATAATCGTTGCATATCCACTTACTACCGAACCTTCACTTGGAATGGAAACTTCAAAACGATCACGATCTATTTCATCAGCATACCCTAATGCGTTAAAGTCCCATAACAATGCAACTTCAACTTCCCCTTTTTCAATCATCGCTACAGATGGATCGGTTAAGCTTAAACGGCCTTGTTTTGCTAATTCTGCGAAGAAATCAATACCTGGTTGAATATTCGTTTCATCTCCACCATGTCCAATAGCAGCAGCTAATACAGACATTTGTGCCTGAGTCGCACGTTGTACATCACCGATTGTTACTTTATAATCACCATTTAAGATATCTTCCCAAGACTTTGGAGGATTTTTCACCAATTCTTTATTCGTTAACACCGCAATCGTTCCTTGGTATCCAACTATCCAATCTCCGTCATCATCTTTTGCCCAATCAGGAATTTCATCCCAATATTCTGTTTTGTATGCAATTGTTAAATCTTTTTCTTCGGCTAAAGGACCAAATGAAATCCCTACATCACCGATATCAGCAGTTGCGTTTTCTTTTTCAGATTCAAACTATCCCTACTCCTTTTGATTGTGGTTTGTTTTTTGTTTTTGTTGATTGTTTACAACTTAAGTATAGGAACTAAATGTAAAACACATATAAACCCAACTTTAAGATTCTGTTAAAAGAATTTCTAATGTCTTCATTTTCTTTACATTTAAAGTAGCTGAAAGGCAAACTATTAATAGTCAATACCTTTAAGAAACAAGACAAAACAATCCACAGAATCATTCGCATTCAACAAAAGGATATTTAGAAAAAGAGAGTAGCAACTCATCCAAGTAAGTAGATATCATTAAATCTAGTAAGGCTAGAATCTACAATAGCAACGTGTTGTAAGTTTAAATAAAAAAACACCTCACTAGATCGTGAGATGCTTACATGGATTGAACTCTGCTCTTACGCTTCAAGTATTCAGCTTCAAGACCAAGTTCCTTGTTCATCATTAATTCCATTTGCTCAAGGTCCTCTCGAGTCACTACCGGATCTAGTTCGGACCATTTCACTTGATATACGAAGTAATAGTCTCGGATTTGTCGAAATATGACTAGTGACTGTGGGAATTTTGAGAAATAGGCTTTGACGTTATATCCTCTTGTATAACTCCAATCTAATAGCTCCATTTGATCACCTACTATTAGATTAGTTGAAAAGACGACAATTGCCAACCTTATAAATAAAGGCTGTTTTCGTATGGTTTGTTGCTTTTTCAGTCATTTTTAAAATAAATTCTGAACATTGCACTACGGACACTTGCTTTCTGCGGGGAGGAAGTCGAGCCTCCTTGGCATGCGCCTGTGGGGTCTCGCCCTTTCCTCTGTATCCCGCAGGAGTCAAGTACCCTCCGCTCCATTCCAAAGGGGAAAAACGATTCTCAACAATATATTTTATACACACTATAAGCAACAACCTTTTAGAAAAGAGCCTAAAAAAAGAGAGAGTCGAATGAACTCTCCCAATTAGCGATTCGTTAAGAACGCAACAACCTCTTCTGGATCTAGACGATTTGTGTAGTCCGGATCAACGTTAGCTTTTACAATCGTTCCATCTTGATCAATGATAAACGTTGCTGGAACTGGTAAACTCCATGGATTTTCTTCTTCATTAAACTTCGCTAAATCTAAGTTTAACTGATCTTTATATAAATCTTTTAAGTAAGTAGGGAAATCAAATAATAAGTTGTAGCTCTGAATAACCTCTTTTTTAGTATCACTTAACACATGGAAAGAAAGTTCATTTTTCTCTTGTGTTGTTAGGGATTGGTCCGGTTTTTGTGGGCTTACTGCGATAAGCTGAGCACCTGCTTCTTTTAACTGATCTAAAACGCGTTGATACGCACGTAACTCTAAGTTACAATACGGGCACCATCCACCACGGTAAAATGTAAGAACGACCGGTCCATTCTGAAGCTCATCGTATAATGTAACGTTTTCACCAGTTGCGTTTGGCAAAGTAAAGTTCGGAGCTTTTTCTCCCTCTTTTAATCCAGTTGCTACACCAGAATTAATGAGTTCCTCCGTTGCTCTTGCCATTGTTTCCTTCATTTCCTCTGGCGCCTTTTGTAAAAATCCTTCACGTTGACGACGTAATTCTTCAACTAATGACATGGTTTTCCCTCCTATGGAAAATAAATTCAGTTCTATCGTACTGGAAATATAGAATTAATACAAAAAATCTGCTTATTAAAGACCATTTTTCCCATTCACAACCTAAAAAAGAAAGGGAAACCTCTTCAATGAGGTTTCCCTTTCTGCTTTATTTCTTTCGCTAATTGGTCCATTACTTCTTTGTAAGAACGGCCGGATTGCTCATTCTTCCTTTTCACTTCTTCTATATCAGTTCCAACAACGGTATACTTCTTTTTTTGCATTTTTTCACCTCAATGATATTGTAACCATACCGAGCTTCATCATGCTTTCTTTCCTAACAGGTATCCAACACCTATCAAGATAACAGCAGCGAGTACAAAAGCTGTATTCGCAAGCCCTTGCTCGATCCCTTGATTTTTCACGCCAATGCCGACAAACGCCCAAACAAAGACTAGCGGATAGACAACATCACGTTGTCGCTTTGAAAAAATTAACGCAAGAGCCGTTGCCACACATAACATCACAATTGTCCATGTAACATCTGAAAGACCCCAGCCAGACCAATCGTAAAATTCAAGCGTAAAACTGATATTCGCAATAGTCGCTACACTAATCCAACCGAGATATAAAGAAAACGGAAATAGATCAAAAAAGGAGGCATTTGCGTTTTTTACAGTTTGATATAAGCGAATTAAAATAAGCAGCAATGCGATCATTAGAAAAACGGAGCTGATAAAAAACTCATAATGCCAACTAAATATCCAGAAAACATTTAAAAGGCAGCTAAATATAAATGGGAAAAGGGCCTTTTCATACATCAGTAAGTGCCTACGAGAACCGGGAAGCATCCTAATGATCCATATAGCTAAACTAAAATAAATCAATCCCCAAATAGAGAAGACATATGAAGCGGGTGTAAAAAGAACAGTCACCTTACTTGAAATTTCACCTGTTGTTTGTCCATTTAATGGGATTGAATTAGCTAAGTAATTAATAATAACCATTATGACAAATGCCGACACATAAACAATAAATCGCCACATTCGGCAGTCCCCCTATAATCTCTTTATTACATACTATTCCACAAAAGACATCATCATAACTATTGGGGGAAATCTGCTTAAGAAACATACATGATTTTACACTCACACCCCGGACATGAAAATTTATTCTCCCCGGGGTTTCCTTTCTACCATCTACCTATCATGATCGATCATTCGGTTCATAGGTAATTTTTATTTTCACAGAAAAAGCGCAAAGCGCAAGTCCTTAGGCGAAGGGCGCTTTAGGACCTGCGAGGAGGCTTCCGTCGCCACAGCAGGGCCGAAGCGACCCGAGCTGATGGCACTTGGAGCTAGACACCAAAAAAACTGTAAAGAGAATCCTTTAATACTTTATTGAACTTAAACTTTCTGTAACAATAAACAAAACGAAGGGCATATTGAATAGAAATTTGCTAGATATCATCGTTCGGTGAAATGAAAAACAGTGGGGACTTCCCCACTGTAGTAGTTTCAATATACATTCCCTTTCGACATCAAAGGCTAGTTGATAAAACATCATGAAATCTTTTGCCGAAGGATTAAATATTTCCTCGAAAATAATTGTCGAAAATTACCCGTTATTTTCACTCTCGATTTCTTCAATGAGTAATGATAACTCTTCCCATCTCTCCATTGCACTTTCTAATTCTTCATCCACGGATTGCTGCTCTGCATATAACGTTTGAATTCGCCCGAAGTCACTTCCAGCTGCTGCAATTTCTTCTTCAAGCTCAGCTTTCCGACTTTCTAACTGTGCAATTTTGTCTTCAATTCCCTCCCATTCTTTCTGCTCTTTATAGGAAAGTCTTTTTCTACGCTCCTTTTTAGGCGCTTGCTTTGGCTGTGCGGCTTTTTCTTTTTTCAACTCGTTCTGTTTTTTCAAATCCAAGTATTCCGAATAACTTCCCTGGAATCGAGTAATAGTACCATTTCCATCAAAGACAAGCAAATGATCAACGACGCGATCTAAAAAGTAACGGTCGTGGGAAACGGTGACAACAACGCCAGGAAATTGCTCCAAGTAGTCTTCTAAGACCCCTAATGTTTCCGTATCTAAGTCATTAGTTGGCTCATCCAAGAAGAGAACATTCGGCTCTTCCATGAGCACTTTTAATAAATAAAGCCTTCTTTTTTCTCCACCTGAAAGTTTTCTTATAAAGGTCCATTGATGTGCGCGCGGAAACAAGAAACGCTCAAGCATTTGTTCGGCCGTTATAATTTGACCATCAACTGTCTTCACTACTTCAGCTACTTCTTTAATGTATTCAATTACTCGAAGGTCTTCGTTCATTTCTTCATGACCTTGTGTATAGTAACCGATTGATACCGTCTCTCCAACTTCAATTTCTCCTTGATCTGGAGCTATTCGACCTGCCAACATATTTAAAAGTGTTGATTTACCCGTGCCGTTTGGTCCAATAATCCCAAGGCGTTCACCAGGAGTAAGTAAATAGCTAAATTGGTCCACAAGCGTTCGACCCTCATAACTTTTAGCAATCTCTTTTACTTCAATCACTTTTTTCCCAAGTCGTTTAGAACCAATAGCAAAATCTAATTCTCCTTGTTGGACCGGTTGTTTTTGTTCTTGAAGCTGTTCAATGCGGTCAATTCTCGCTTTTTGTTTTGTCGTTCTCGCTTTGGCTCCTCGACGTAGCCAAGCGAGCTCTCGACGAAGAATATTTTGTCGTTTCTCTTCGTTTTGAACAGCCAGCGCTTCCCTTTCTGCCTTTTTCTCGAGAAACACTTCATAATTCCCTTCGTAACTATATAAGCTTCCTTTATCCAATTCGAAAATACGGTTCGTGACACGGTTTAAGAAGTATCGATCATGTGTTACCATCAAAATCGAACCTTTATATTGCGCAAGATACCCTTCAAGCCATTCTATAACTTCATTATCCAAATGGTTTGTCGGCTCATCTAAAATGAGAAGATCCGCAGGCTGAATGAGCGCTCTTGCAATGGCTACTCTCTTCTTTTGCCCTCCGGAAAGCTCACCAACAGATTGTGAAAAGCTCGTAATCCCTAGCTTCGTTAAAATGGTTTTAGCAACCGTGTTTGCTTCCCAAGCATTGATAGCGTCCATATCTTGCTGAATTCGAAAAAGTGTTTCCTGCTTTTTTACATCGGACGGATCTTTTTCTAATTCAGCTAATGCTTTTTCATAAGCTCGCATTGTTTTCATCACATCAGAGTCTCCATAATAGATCGTGTCTAATACAGAAGCTTCAAGATCCAACTCTGGTTCCTGTGCTAAATATTCAATACGAAGACGGTTCGCATGGGTTAAAGTTCCACCTTCTAACGATTCAATACCGGCTAATACTTTCAATAGTGTCGATTTCCCCGTTCCATTCGTTCCAATCAATCCGATTCGTTCTTTCTCTCCAATGGTAAAGGAAATGTCGTTAAATAAAACTTTTTCACCGTATGTTTTATGTAAATGTTCAACTAATAACATACTCATTATTTCGTCCTACCTTCTATACGTAGTCTTCTAATTTTTTAGTATAGCAGATGTTTGTCCAAACCTTCATCCCTTCTTCATCATACTATACTATATTGATTCAAAAGGAGGGCTTATTAATAATGAAAGCATGCATTATAAAAACTGCCTTATCCTATTTAGAAACACCTTATAAATTTAATGCTCGTTCGAATCAGACGGATGTATTTGATTGCAGTTCTTTTACACAATTCGTTTATCATCAATGTGGCATTTTACTCCCTCGAAATTCGCGGCAACAATTCCAAATGGGCACGTACCAGTCGATTCAAAACCTTGAAGCATGCGACCTTCTTTTTTTCACGACGAAAAAAAGAAAACAAAAACATGGAATCGATCGAATTGGGCATGTAGCAATTTATTTAGGTAATGGCAAGATGATTCACACTTATCCAAAAGGAAAAAAAGTGAAAATATCTTTACTCAATCAAAATTGGTTAAACACATTTATTGGAGCGAAACGAGTTTTTTAACTGTGAACAGTAGGTTCACAGTTTTTTGGGAAGTTCAAAATTATAGCATGATGAATTTAAGCTATGCTCCATTTCCCAACAAAAAAAGCGCAAAGCACAAGTCCTTAGGCGAAGGGCGCTGGAAGACCTGCGAGGAGGCTTCCGTCGCCACAGCAGGGCCGAAGCGACCCGAGCTGATGGCGCTTGGAGCTAGACACCAAAAAAAAAACTGTAAAGAGCATACTTTAACACTTTATTGAACTTAAACTTTCTGTAACAACAAAAAAAGCTCCTTCAAAGGAGCTTATTAAGATCTAGTCTTCATCATTGTCATCATCTTCTTGTTCATCATCATCTTCGTCGTCATCGTCGTTATCCTCATCATCATGCTTCTTCTGTTCTCTTTTGTCTTCTCGCGCTTTCTTACGTTCTTCTGCTTCTTCTTTTAGCTTTTCCTCACGTTCTTCCGCTTCTTCTTTCAGTTTTTCCTCACGCTCTTCTGCTTTCTCTTTCAACTTCTCCTCACGCTCTTCTGCTTCTTCTTTTAACTTTTCTTCACGTTCTTTCGCTTTCTCTTTCAGCTTCTCCTCACGCTCTTCCGCCTTTTCTCTCAGTTTTTCCTCACGTTCTTCTGCTTCTTCTTTTAGCTTTTCCTCACGTTCTTCTGCTTCTTCTTTTAGCTTTTCTTCACGTTCTTCCGTTTCTTCTTTTAGCTTTTCTTCACGTTCTTCCGTTTCTTCTTTTAGCTCTTTTTCATATTCTTCCGTTTCTTCTTCATCTATTTCCGTGCTAGTTGCTTTCGAAAGGAGTTTGTCAGATTTTTTCACGAACAGCTTCTTTAGTTTTTGTTGCTTTTTCGTATACTTTTCTTCTAATTGAGCCAACTTCGCTTCTGCTTCCTCAGCAGTCAACTCTCCTTTTTCTACTTGCTGTTGAATTTTTTCACGTTTTTTTTCATATTTTTCTTGTTGCTTCGCCACTTTTTCTTCTAGCTTTTTGGTTAACTTCTCTATATTTTTCACAATCGCTTCTTTTGCATTGTCGTTCGTTAACTTTCCTAAAACTTGTTCAAGGGCTAATAAATTAGCGGCTACTTTTTCATCTATGTCCTCAGATTGTCCTTCTTCTTCAACAACCTCATCATTTTCATTTTCATCTACTTCATCCATTTCCAAAGCGAGCTCTTGTTGTTCAAATGCTTTTTCTAATGTTTCTTTCGCAAGCTCTTCTTGACCTTCTTCAACCAACATTTCTGCTTCCAAAATTCGTTCTTCCGCAAATTCAGCTAATAATTCAGCCTTCTTTAAGTCATCAAAAGTAAGAGCCAATCGGATACGCTCCGTAAACGACTTTAAAAAGTAAAAGAAATCTCCAGGGACTAATGAAGGCTTTTCTCCTTCATCTTCTTCAACACTTTCTGCTTCAGTATTTTCTTCCGTTGCTACCGTTTGTTCAGCCTCTTCATTTTCTGTACCTTCTAATTCAGAAGTGTTTTCAACCGCAGACTCTTCAACTTCATCAGTGACTGACTCTTCTGCAAATACTGAATGACTACCAATTTGGAGGATTCCAATAGCCATGAAAAAAATAAGGAAATAAGAATACAATGATTTCATAGAGTTCACCTCAATCATACGTTTTCATTTTTATTATCGGTGAAGACTCTATTACTTCACATCGCCCGATTCACCTAAAATAGATTGGGATAAGTAGGAAATCTTTATGAAAATAGTTGGAAAATCAATATACCCCTTCTAAGTACATCGTTGTTAATGTCGTGACAATCGCTTCGATATCGATATCATTTTGTTCAACAATTTCCCACATAAACATTTCGTTAGCATAAAACCATGTCCGACCCGCAAGACTTGGATTTAGCTCTTTCTTGGCTAACCCCTTCGATTGAGCATATTGAATATCTCGTTCAATCGAAGTGAAAAAGCGAGTACGAATCATTTTCCATTTCTCTTCAACGAGAGGGGAACAGCCGATAGCCTCTTTCATCACTTTCATCATACTTCGGTTTTTTATTGCTAAATTTAAAAAAAGTTCTACTTGATGAGCAATCAATCGATAAGCATCTTCTCGTGTTTCCGGTTCGTAAGGTAAATTGGCCACATCGTAAAACTGCTGCATCAATTGCTCCATTACTTCCATAAAAAGTTCATCTTTATTTTGAAAATACACATAGGCCGTTCCATACCCCGTTTGTGCTCGCTTAATAATTTGAGAAATGGTTGTTTTTTGAAACCCTTGCTTTAAAAAAACTTCTTTACCAGCTTCCACAATTTTTTGGCGCGTTTTTAACGCTTGCATTTGACGTGTATTCACTTTGAACACTCCAGTTATTTACTTTTTTACTGATATTATATCATTGACACTATGTCAGTGAAAATTTATAGTTAAATTATTAGTAATTTACTGAATATTTATACGAGGTGATACGAGTGACTTTTACGTTAGATGATGCGAAACACCTTGATCAAAGCGATAATCTTGCTTCCTTTCGTCAAGAATTTTACTTTCCAAACGATTGTATCTATTTAGATGGAAACTCACTCGGACTTCTATCTAAACGTGCCGAACAATCGTTATTGTCCGTCCTTGATGCTTGGAGACAATTTGGCATTGATGGATGGACAAAAGGAGAAAATCCGTGGTTTTACTTATCCGAACAGCTTGGGGAAAAAATGGCCTCCCTTGTTGGAGCGAATCCTCAAGAGGTGATTGTAACCGGATCTACGACCGTCAATTTGCACCAACTTGTTTCAACCTTTTTTCATCCCAATAATGCCCGCACAAAAATATTAGCAGATGAACTGAATTTCCCTTCGGATATCTACGCCTTACAAAGTCAGCTGAAGTTGAAGGGGCTGGAGCCAGACATTCATTTAATACGTGTAAAAAGTGACGATGGCAGAACACTTCAAGAAGAAGATATCATTGAAGCCATGACAGATGAAATTGCTCTTATCGTACTTCCAAGTGTGTTGTATAGAAGTGGGCAAATTCTCGATATGAAGCGATTAACGAAAGAAGCCCATAAACGTAACATCCTAATCGGTTTTGATTTATGTCATTCAATCGGTTCCATCCCCCATGCATTAAGTGAATGGGGAGTCGATTTTGCCTTTTGGTGTACGTATAAACATTTAAATGGTGGACCGGGAAGTGTCGCAGCACTTTATGTCAATCAAAGACATTTTGGACAAATACCAGGTTTAGCTGGATGGTTTAGCTCTCATAAATCGAAACAATTTGATATGGAGCATACGTTATCTCCTGCAGGTGATGTTGGTGCATTTCAAATTGGAACGCCACACGTCTTAAGTATGGCACCCTTGATCGGTGCGCTTGAAATCTTTTTAGAAGCAGGAATTGA
This genomic window contains:
- a CDS encoding ABC transporter permease translates to MKGKNYYHKVVIALLATYLIVPLLATFMFSIAGKWDNSILPEYLTLKWYAELFTDTRFYTALQRSLFIILVTVGLSISIMLPTVFIITVYFPKWEKLLQALAMLPYGIPAIVAAVGLLKLYSGSMIQIAGTPWILIGAYFVLTLPFMYQGIRNSLRTVNAVELLTAAELLGATKIQAFIRVVMPNILPGILVSTLLSIALLFSEFALANLLVGGRYETIQIYLYQKLNQSGHLTSAVVIAYYSIILFLTWAILTMRNGTKKRRWVLGMSALANVKRKTRLVKG
- a CDS encoding ABC transporter permease translates to MKKSKKQRMMLFITIIPFLLLVIGFELGPLLAMVKNSFLADDGVTLSFTQFITVFQSAYYMKAIQNSIVISLISATVSIVIAAIGTYSITRFSNKIQDRMIMIANMTSNFEGIPLAFSYIVLLGSNGLFTMLFAQLGMDVFANFNLYSWTGLILVYVYFQIPLAIMLIYPAYNGIQKQWKEAASLLGATNAKFWIYIGIPYLLPSIIGTFSILFANAMGAYATAYALVGSNYNLLSLQIASLIASDVQIKPQLGSALGVLLATTMLGAMWLNERMMKRVRRDL
- a CDS encoding alkaline phosphatase family protein, which produces MSNKVIAVVVDGLRFDTACETFGFIEHLVETNQAARYKVKSELPSLSRPLYEVLLTGTPAFENGITTNQTVRLSKEKSLFHLVKEHGLKSAAAAYYWVSELYNSAPFDFAQDRLQMDESKPIQYGLFYWEDDYPDSHLMADAENLRRRFSPDFLYIHPMGVDYKGELYGAGSKEYREQSLKMASLLAQLVPIWMQEGYHILITSDHGMSETGNHGGTTSGERDVPLYIISPVVLPGIYEEEIPQLAFAPFVCELLGIQASEKMLSKSLPGFKKKEMLT
- a CDS encoding peroxiredoxin-like family protein gives rise to the protein MSLVEELRRQREGFLQKAPEEMKETMARATEELINSGVATGLKEGEKAPNFTLPNATGENVTLYDELQNGPVVLTFYRGGWCPYCNLELRAYQRVLDQLKEAGAQLIAVSPQKPDQSLTTQEKNELSFHVLSDTKKEVIQSYNLLFDFPTYLKDLYKDQLNLDLAKFNEEENPWSLPVPATFIIDQDGTIVKANVDPDYTNRLDPEEVVAFLTNR
- a CDS encoding tryptophan-rich sensory protein, translated to MWRFIVYVSAFVIMVIINYLANSIPLNGQTTGEISSKVTVLFTPASYVFSIWGLIYFSLAIWIIRMLPGSRRHLLMYEKALFPFIFSCLLNVFWIFSWHYEFFISSVFLMIALLLILIRLYQTVKNANASFFDLFPFSLYLGWISVATIANISFTLEFYDWSGWGLSDVTWTIVMLCVATALALIFSKRQRDVVYPLVFVWAFVGIGVKNQGIEQGLANTAFVLAAVILIGVGYLLGKKA
- a CDS encoding ABC-F family ATP-binding cassette domain-containing protein, with amino-acid sequence MSMLLVEHLHKTYGEKVLFNDISFTIGEKERIGLIGTNGTGKSTLLKVLAGIESLEGGTLTHANRLRIEYLAQEPELDLEASVLDTIYYGDSDVMKTMRAYEKALAELEKDPSDVKKQETLFRIQQDMDAINAWEANTVAKTILTKLGITSFSQSVGELSGGQKKRVAIARALIQPADLLILDEPTNHLDNEVIEWLEGYLAQYKGSILMVTHDRYFLNRVTNRIFELDKGSLYSYEGNYEVFLEKKAEREALAVQNEEKRQNILRRELAWLRRGAKARTTKQKARIDRIEQLQEQKQPVQQGELDFAIGSKRLGKKVIEVKEIAKSYEGRTLVDQFSYLLTPGERLGIIGPNGTGKSTLLNMLAGRIAPDQGEIEVGETVSIGYYTQGHEEMNEDLRVIEYIKEVAEVVKTVDGQIITAEQMLERFLFPRAHQWTFIRKLSGGEKRRLYLLKVLMEEPNVLFLDEPTNDLDTETLGVLEDYLEQFPGVVVTVSHDRYFLDRVVDHLLVFDGNGTITRFQGSYSEYLDLKKQNELKKEKAAQPKQAPKKERRKRLSYKEQKEWEGIEDKIAQLESRKAELEEEIAAAGSDFGRIQTLYAEQQSVDEELESAMERWEELSLLIEEIESENNG
- a CDS encoding C40 family peptidase, with the protein product MKACIIKTALSYLETPYKFNARSNQTDVFDCSSFTQFVYHQCGILLPRNSRQQFQMGTYQSIQNLEACDLLFFTTKKRKQKHGIDRIGHVAIYLGNGKMIHTYPKGKKVKISLLNQNWLNTFIGAKRVF
- a CDS encoding DUF5667 domain-containing protein codes for the protein MKSLYSYFLIFFMAIGILQIGSHSVFAEESVTDEVEESAVENTSELEGTENEEAEQTVATEENTEAESVEEDEGEKPSLVPGDFFYFLKSFTERIRLALTFDDLKKAELLAEFAEERILEAEMLVEEGQEELAKETLEKAFEQQELALEMDEVDENENDEVVEEEGQSEDIDEKVAANLLALEQVLGKLTNDNAKEAIVKNIEKLTKKLEEKVAKQQEKYEKKREKIQQQVEKGELTAEEAEAKLAQLEEKYTKKQQKLKKLFVKKSDKLLSKATSTEIDEEETEEYEKELKEETEEREEKLKEETEEREEKLKEEAEEREEKLKEEAEEREEKLREKAEEREEKLKEKAKEREEKLKEEAEEREEKLKEKAEEREEKLKEEAEEREEKLKEEAEERKKAREDKREQKKHDDEDNDDDDEDDDEQEDDDNDED
- a CDS encoding TetR/AcrR family transcriptional regulator → MNTRQMQALKTRQKIVEAGKEVFLKQGFQKTTISQIIKRAQTGYGTAYVYFQNKDELFMEVMEQLMQQFYDVANLPYEPETREDAYRLIAHQVELFLNLAIKNRSMMKVMKEAIGCSPLVEEKWKMIRTRFFTSIERDIQYAQSKGLAKKELNPSLAGRTWFYANEMFMWEIVEQNDIDIEAIVTTLTTMYLEGVY